In one window of Capra hircus breed San Clemente chromosome 28, ASM170441v1, whole genome shotgun sequence DNA:
- the MAPK8 gene encoding mitogen-activated protein kinase 8 isoform X2: MSRSKRDSNFYSVEIGDSTFTVLKRYQNLKPIGSGAQGIVCAAYDAILERNVAIKKLSRPFQNQTHAKRAYRELVLMKCVNHKNIIGLLNVFTPQKSLEEFQDVYIVMELMDANLCQVIQMELDHERMSYLLYQMLCGIKHLHSAGIIHRDLKPSNIVVKSDCTLKILDFGLARTAGTSFMMTPYVVTRYYRAPEVILGMGYKENVDLWSVGCIMGEMVCHKILFPGRDYIDQWNKVIEQLGTPCPEFMKKLQPTVRTYVENRPKYAGYSFEKLFPDVLFPADSEHNKLKASQARDLLSKMLVIDASKRISVDEALQHPYINVWYDPSEAEAPPPKIPDKQLDEREHTVEEWKELIYKEVMDLEERTKNGVIRGQPSPLGAAVTSGSQRPSSSSSANDVSSMSTDPTLASDTDSSLEASAGPLGCCR, translated from the exons ATGAGCAGAAGCAAGCGTGACAGCAATTTTTATAGTGTAGAGATTGGAGATTCTACATTCACAGTCCTGAAACGGTATCAGAATTTAAAACCTATCGGTTCAGGAGCCCAAGGAATAGTATG CGCAGCTTATGATGCCATTCTTGAAAGAAACGTTGCAATCAAGAAGCTAAGTCGGCCATTTCAGAATCAAACTCATGCTAAGCGTGCTTACAGAGAGCTAGTTCTTATGAAATGTGTCAATCACAAAAAT ATAATTGGCCTTTTGAATGTTTTTACACCACAGAAATCCCTAGAAGAATTTCAGGATGT TTACATAGTCATGGAGCTCATGGATGCAAATCTTTGTCAAGTGATTCAGATGGAACTAGATCATGAAAGAATGTCCTACCTTCTCTACCAGATGCTGTGTGGAATCAAGCACCTTCACTCTGCTGGAATTATTCATCGG gacTTAAAGCCCAGTAATATAGTAGTAAAATCAGACTGCACTTTGAAGATTCTTGACTTTGGACTGGCCAGGACTGCAGGAACTAGTTTTATGATGACACCTTACGTAGTGACTCGCTACTACAGAGCACCTGAGGTCATCCTAGGCATGGGCTACAAAGAAAACG TGGATTTATGGTCTGTGGGGTGCATTATGGGAGAAATGGTTTGCCACAAAATCCTCTTTCCAGGAAGGGACT ATATTGATCAGTGGAATAAAGTTATTGAACAGCTTGGAACACCATGTCCTGAATTCATGAAGAAACTACAACCAACAGTAAGGACTTATGTTGAAAACAGACCTAAGTATGCTGGATATAGCTTTGAGAAGCTCTTCCCTGATGTACTTTTCCCAGCTGACTCGGAACACAATAAACTTAaag CCAGTCAGGCAAGGGATCTGTTATCCAAAATGCTGGTAATTGACGCGTCTAAACGGATCTCTGTAGATGAAGCTCTCCAGCACCCGTACATCAATGTCTGGTATGATCCTTCTGAAGCAGAAGCT CCACCACCAAAGATCCCTGACAAGCAGCTAGATGAAAGGGAGCACACAGTGGAGGAGTGGAAAG AATTGATATACAAAGAAGTTATGGACTTGGAGGAAAGAACCAAGAATGGAGTTATACGGGGGCAGCCCTCTCCTTTAG GTGCAGCAGTGACCAGTGGCTCTCAGCGTCCGTCATCATCGTCGTCTGCCAATGATGTGTCCTCAATGTCAACAGATCCGACCTTGGCCTCGGATACAGACAGCAGTCTAGAAGCGTCGGCTGGGCCTCTGGGCTGCTGTAGATGA
- the MAPK8 gene encoding mitogen-activated protein kinase 8 isoform X1, translated as MSRSKRDSNFYSVEIGDSTFTVLKRYQNLKPIGSGAQGIVCAAYDAILERNVAIKKLSRPFQNQTHAKRAYRELVLMKCVNHKNIIGLLNVFTPQKSLEEFQDVYIVMELMDANLCQVIQMELDHERMSYLLYQMLCGIKHLHSAGIIHRDLKPSNIVVKSDCTLKILDFGLARTAGTSFMMTPYVVTRYYRAPEVILGMGYKENVDIWSVGCIMGEMIKGGVLFPGTDHIDQWNKVIEQLGTPCPEFMKKLQPTVRTYVENRPKYAGYSFEKLFPDVLFPADSEHNKLKASQARDLLSKMLVIDASKRISVDEALQHPYINVWYDPSEAEAPPPKIPDKQLDEREHTVEEWKELIYKEVMDLEERTKNGVIRGQPSPLGAAVTSGSQRPSSSSSANDVSSMSTDPTLASDTDSSLEASAGPLGCCR; from the exons ATGAGCAGAAGCAAGCGTGACAGCAATTTTTATAGTGTAGAGATTGGAGATTCTACATTCACAGTCCTGAAACGGTATCAGAATTTAAAACCTATCGGTTCAGGAGCCCAAGGAATAGTATG CGCAGCTTATGATGCCATTCTTGAAAGAAACGTTGCAATCAAGAAGCTAAGTCGGCCATTTCAGAATCAAACTCATGCTAAGCGTGCTTACAGAGAGCTAGTTCTTATGAAATGTGTCAATCACAAAAAT ATAATTGGCCTTTTGAATGTTTTTACACCACAGAAATCCCTAGAAGAATTTCAGGATGT TTACATAGTCATGGAGCTCATGGATGCAAATCTTTGTCAAGTGATTCAGATGGAACTAGATCATGAAAGAATGTCCTACCTTCTCTACCAGATGCTGTGTGGAATCAAGCACCTTCACTCTGCTGGAATTATTCATCGG gacTTAAAGCCCAGTAATATAGTAGTAAAATCAGACTGCACTTTGAAGATTCTTGACTTTGGACTGGCCAGGACTGCAGGAACTAGTTTTATGATGACACCTTACGTAGTGACTCGCTACTACAGAGCACCTGAGGTCATCCTAGGCATGGGCTACAAAGAAAACG ttgACATTTGGTCAGTTGGGTGCATCATGGGAGAAATGATCAAAGGTGGTGTTTTGTTCCCAGGTACAGATC ATATTGATCAGTGGAATAAAGTTATTGAACAGCTTGGAACACCATGTCCTGAATTCATGAAGAAACTACAACCAACAGTAAGGACTTATGTTGAAAACAGACCTAAGTATGCTGGATATAGCTTTGAGAAGCTCTTCCCTGATGTACTTTTCCCAGCTGACTCGGAACACAATAAACTTAaag CCAGTCAGGCAAGGGATCTGTTATCCAAAATGCTGGTAATTGACGCGTCTAAACGGATCTCTGTAGATGAAGCTCTCCAGCACCCGTACATCAATGTCTGGTATGATCCTTCTGAAGCAGAAGCT CCACCACCAAAGATCCCTGACAAGCAGCTAGATGAAAGGGAGCACACAGTGGAGGAGTGGAAAG AATTGATATACAAAGAAGTTATGGACTTGGAGGAAAGAACCAAGAATGGAGTTATACGGGGGCAGCCCTCTCCTTTAG GTGCAGCAGTGACCAGTGGCTCTCAGCGTCCGTCATCATCGTCGTCTGCCAATGATGTGTCCTCAATGTCAACAGATCCGACCTTGGCCTCGGATACAGACAGCAGTCTAGAAGCGTCGGCTGGGCCTCTGGGCTGCTGTAGATGA
- the MAPK8 gene encoding mitogen-activated protein kinase 8 isoform X5, which produces MKCVNHKNIIGLLNVFTPQKSLEEFQDVYIVMELMDANLCQVIQMELDHERMSYLLYQMLCGIKHLHSAGIIHRDLKPSNIVVKSDCTLKILDFGLARTAGTSFMMTPYVVTRYYRAPEVILGMGYKENVDIWSVGCIMGEMIKGGVLFPGTDHIDQWNKVIEQLGTPCPEFMKKLQPTVRTYVENRPKYAGYSFEKLFPDVLFPADSEHNKLKASQARDLLSKMLVIDASKRISVDEALQHPYINVWYDPSEAEAPPPKIPDKQLDEREHTVEEWKELIYKEVMDLEERTKNGVIRGQPSPLGAAVTSGSQRPSSSSSANDVSSMSTDPTLASDTDSSLEASAGPLGCCR; this is translated from the exons ATGAAATGTGTCAATCACAAAAAT ATAATTGGCCTTTTGAATGTTTTTACACCACAGAAATCCCTAGAAGAATTTCAGGATGT TTACATAGTCATGGAGCTCATGGATGCAAATCTTTGTCAAGTGATTCAGATGGAACTAGATCATGAAAGAATGTCCTACCTTCTCTACCAGATGCTGTGTGGAATCAAGCACCTTCACTCTGCTGGAATTATTCATCGG gacTTAAAGCCCAGTAATATAGTAGTAAAATCAGACTGCACTTTGAAGATTCTTGACTTTGGACTGGCCAGGACTGCAGGAACTAGTTTTATGATGACACCTTACGTAGTGACTCGCTACTACAGAGCACCTGAGGTCATCCTAGGCATGGGCTACAAAGAAAACG ttgACATTTGGTCAGTTGGGTGCATCATGGGAGAAATGATCAAAGGTGGTGTTTTGTTCCCAGGTACAGATC ATATTGATCAGTGGAATAAAGTTATTGAACAGCTTGGAACACCATGTCCTGAATTCATGAAGAAACTACAACCAACAGTAAGGACTTATGTTGAAAACAGACCTAAGTATGCTGGATATAGCTTTGAGAAGCTCTTCCCTGATGTACTTTTCCCAGCTGACTCGGAACACAATAAACTTAaag CCAGTCAGGCAAGGGATCTGTTATCCAAAATGCTGGTAATTGACGCGTCTAAACGGATCTCTGTAGATGAAGCTCTCCAGCACCCGTACATCAATGTCTGGTATGATCCTTCTGAAGCAGAAGCT CCACCACCAAAGATCCCTGACAAGCAGCTAGATGAAAGGGAGCACACAGTGGAGGAGTGGAAAG AATTGATATACAAAGAAGTTATGGACTTGGAGGAAAGAACCAAGAATGGAGTTATACGGGGGCAGCCCTCTCCTTTAG GTGCAGCAGTGACCAGTGGCTCTCAGCGTCCGTCATCATCGTCGTCTGCCAATGATGTGTCCTCAATGTCAACAGATCCGACCTTGGCCTCGGATACAGACAGCAGTCTAGAAGCGTCGGCTGGGCCTCTGGGCTGCTGTAGATGA
- the MAPK8 gene encoding mitogen-activated protein kinase 8 isoform X3, translating into MSRSKRDSNFYSVEIGDSTFTVLKRYQNLKPIGSGAQGIVCAAYDAILERNVAIKKLSRPFQNQTHAKRAYRELVLMKCVNHKNIIGLLNVFTPQKSLEEFQDVYIVMELMDANLCQVIQMELDHERMSYLLYQMLCGIKHLHSAGIIHRDLKPSNIVVKSDCTLKILDFGLARTAGTSFMMTPYVVTRYYRAPEVILGMGYKENVDIWSVGCIMGEMIKGGVLFPGTDHIDQWNKVIEQLGTPCPEFMKKLQPTVRTYVENRPKYAGYSFEKLFPDVLFPADSEHNKLKASQARDLLSKMLVIDASKRISVDEALQHPYINVWYDPSEAEAPPPKIPDKQLDEREHTVEEWKELIYKEVMDLEERTKNGVIRGQPSPLAQVQQ; encoded by the exons ATGAGCAGAAGCAAGCGTGACAGCAATTTTTATAGTGTAGAGATTGGAGATTCTACATTCACAGTCCTGAAACGGTATCAGAATTTAAAACCTATCGGTTCAGGAGCCCAAGGAATAGTATG CGCAGCTTATGATGCCATTCTTGAAAGAAACGTTGCAATCAAGAAGCTAAGTCGGCCATTTCAGAATCAAACTCATGCTAAGCGTGCTTACAGAGAGCTAGTTCTTATGAAATGTGTCAATCACAAAAAT ATAATTGGCCTTTTGAATGTTTTTACACCACAGAAATCCCTAGAAGAATTTCAGGATGT TTACATAGTCATGGAGCTCATGGATGCAAATCTTTGTCAAGTGATTCAGATGGAACTAGATCATGAAAGAATGTCCTACCTTCTCTACCAGATGCTGTGTGGAATCAAGCACCTTCACTCTGCTGGAATTATTCATCGG gacTTAAAGCCCAGTAATATAGTAGTAAAATCAGACTGCACTTTGAAGATTCTTGACTTTGGACTGGCCAGGACTGCAGGAACTAGTTTTATGATGACACCTTACGTAGTGACTCGCTACTACAGAGCACCTGAGGTCATCCTAGGCATGGGCTACAAAGAAAACG ttgACATTTGGTCAGTTGGGTGCATCATGGGAGAAATGATCAAAGGTGGTGTTTTGTTCCCAGGTACAGATC ATATTGATCAGTGGAATAAAGTTATTGAACAGCTTGGAACACCATGTCCTGAATTCATGAAGAAACTACAACCAACAGTAAGGACTTATGTTGAAAACAGACCTAAGTATGCTGGATATAGCTTTGAGAAGCTCTTCCCTGATGTACTTTTCCCAGCTGACTCGGAACACAATAAACTTAaag CCAGTCAGGCAAGGGATCTGTTATCCAAAATGCTGGTAATTGACGCGTCTAAACGGATCTCTGTAGATGAAGCTCTCCAGCACCCGTACATCAATGTCTGGTATGATCCTTCTGAAGCAGAAGCT CCACCACCAAAGATCCCTGACAAGCAGCTAGATGAAAGGGAGCACACAGTGGAGGAGTGGAAAG AATTGATATACAAAGAAGTTATGGACTTGGAGGAAAGAACCAAGAATGGAGTTATACGGGGGCAGCCCTCTCCTTTAG CACAGGTGCAGCAGTGA
- the MAPK8 gene encoding mitogen-activated protein kinase 8 isoform X4, whose protein sequence is MSRSKRDSNFYSVEIGDSTFTVLKRYQNLKPIGSGAQGIVCAAYDAILERNVAIKKLSRPFQNQTHAKRAYRELVLMKCVNHKNIIGLLNVFTPQKSLEEFQDVYIVMELMDANLCQVIQMELDHERMSYLLYQMLCGIKHLHSAGIIHRDLKPSNIVVKSDCTLKILDFGLARTAGTSFMMTPYVVTRYYRAPEVILGMGYKENVDLWSVGCIMGEMVCHKILFPGRDYIDQWNKVIEQLGTPCPEFMKKLQPTVRTYVENRPKYAGYSFEKLFPDVLFPADSEHNKLKASQARDLLSKMLVIDASKRISVDEALQHPYINVWYDPSEAEAPPPKIPDKQLDEREHTVEEWKELIYKEVMDLEERTKNGVIRGQPSPLAQVQQ, encoded by the exons ATGAGCAGAAGCAAGCGTGACAGCAATTTTTATAGTGTAGAGATTGGAGATTCTACATTCACAGTCCTGAAACGGTATCAGAATTTAAAACCTATCGGTTCAGGAGCCCAAGGAATAGTATG CGCAGCTTATGATGCCATTCTTGAAAGAAACGTTGCAATCAAGAAGCTAAGTCGGCCATTTCAGAATCAAACTCATGCTAAGCGTGCTTACAGAGAGCTAGTTCTTATGAAATGTGTCAATCACAAAAAT ATAATTGGCCTTTTGAATGTTTTTACACCACAGAAATCCCTAGAAGAATTTCAGGATGT TTACATAGTCATGGAGCTCATGGATGCAAATCTTTGTCAAGTGATTCAGATGGAACTAGATCATGAAAGAATGTCCTACCTTCTCTACCAGATGCTGTGTGGAATCAAGCACCTTCACTCTGCTGGAATTATTCATCGG gacTTAAAGCCCAGTAATATAGTAGTAAAATCAGACTGCACTTTGAAGATTCTTGACTTTGGACTGGCCAGGACTGCAGGAACTAGTTTTATGATGACACCTTACGTAGTGACTCGCTACTACAGAGCACCTGAGGTCATCCTAGGCATGGGCTACAAAGAAAACG TGGATTTATGGTCTGTGGGGTGCATTATGGGAGAAATGGTTTGCCACAAAATCCTCTTTCCAGGAAGGGACT ATATTGATCAGTGGAATAAAGTTATTGAACAGCTTGGAACACCATGTCCTGAATTCATGAAGAAACTACAACCAACAGTAAGGACTTATGTTGAAAACAGACCTAAGTATGCTGGATATAGCTTTGAGAAGCTCTTCCCTGATGTACTTTTCCCAGCTGACTCGGAACACAATAAACTTAaag CCAGTCAGGCAAGGGATCTGTTATCCAAAATGCTGGTAATTGACGCGTCTAAACGGATCTCTGTAGATGAAGCTCTCCAGCACCCGTACATCAATGTCTGGTATGATCCTTCTGAAGCAGAAGCT CCACCACCAAAGATCCCTGACAAGCAGCTAGATGAAAGGGAGCACACAGTGGAGGAGTGGAAAG AATTGATATACAAAGAAGTTATGGACTTGGAGGAAAGAACCAAGAATGGAGTTATACGGGGGCAGCCCTCTCCTTTAG CACAGGTGCAGCAGTGA